ACCGCCCGGTACCTCCGCGCCACCACCGCGAACCCGACCGCCCCCGCCAGCATGAGCGCGGTGAAGAACCAGAAGTAGCTCGGCCCCTGGAAGCGGTTCACGGCGGACACGGCGGCGGTGAGGAAGTTCCCGAGCGCCACCGTCACCATCCAGATGCTCATGATGGTGCTCTTCATCGTGCGCGGCGCCTGCGTGTAGCTGAACTCGAGGCCGGTCACCGACACGAGCACCTCGCCGCTGGTGAGGAACACGTACTGGGGCACCTGCCAGAGCGCGCTCGGCCGCGCGCCGCCGGCGAGCGCCACCTCGACCAGCGCGGCGGCGGCGAACGACAGCACGGTGAGGAACATCCCGAGCGTCATCTTCCCGAGCGGCGTGACGCGGACGCCGGCGCGCTCGAGGAGCGGGAAGACCACCCGCTGCAGCAGCGGGATGAGGAGCAGCACCATGAGCGGGTTCAGCGCCGCCAGCTGCGAGGCCTGGAACGCGTGCCCGAACACCACCAGGTCCATGCGGCGCGCCTGCAGCACCCAGGACGCGCCGTGCTGGTCGAAGAGCGCCCAGAACGCGGTCACCGCCGCGAACACGCCCATGATGCGGAACACCGCCTGCGCGCCCTCCACCGCCTCGGCTGGGTGGTCGGCGCGGGCGGCGTCGAGCCAGCTCCCCGCCGCCGGCGCCTTCGCGCGCCGGCGCAGCGCGCTCGCCACCACCTTCGTGAACGCGTGCGGGTTCGGGCCGGTGGGGGGCACCTGGACGTACCGGCGCCGCCCCACGACGAACAGGGCCAGCGCGGCCACCATGAGGAGGCCCGGCACCGCGAACGCGACGCGCGGGCCGAAGCTCGCGAGCAGCACCGGGATGAGCAAGGTCGAGCCGAACGAGCCCAGGTTCACCATCCAGTAGAAGAGCCCGTACACGCGCTCGAGCAGCTTCTTCTGCTCCGGGTGGAACTGGTCGCCGACGAAGGCCGACACGCACGGCTTGATGCCGCCCGAGCCGAGCGCGATGAGGGTGAGCCCGGCCAGGAGCCCCCAGCGCGTCTCGAAGGCGGCGATGGTGGCGTGGCCCGCCACGTACCCGAGCGACAGCCACAGGATGACCCGGTACCGCCCCCACAGCCGGTCGGCCAGCCAGCCGCCGGCGAGCGGCGTGAGGTAGCAGGCCATCACGAACAGGTGGTAGTTCGCCTCGGCCTCGTGCTCCGGCAGGGCGAGCCACTGCGCCATGTAGACGGTCAGGATCGAGCGCATCCCGTAGAACGAGAAGCGCTCGCACCCCTCGTTGCCGACGATGAACTTGATCTGCGGCGGGTAGCGGTCGGGGCCGGCGCTCATGGGACCTCGGCGGGGGAGACGGCGACGACCGTCGCGACCGGGCGGTAGCGGCGCGCCACCGCCTTGAACGCGAAGGCCGCGGCCAGCATGAGCGCCGCGAAGAAGAAGTAGTAGCCGGCGCCGTGGAAGCGGTTGAGGCTCGCCACCCAGGCGGTGAGCAGGGAGCCCGCCGCGATGGTGACGTACCAGAGGCTCATGATGGCGCTCTTCATCGAGGCGGGCGCCTGGGTGTAGGCGAACTCGAGCGCGGTCACCGACACCAGCACCTCGCCGGTGGCGAGGAAGACGTACTGCGGCACCTGCCAGGCGATGCCGGGCTGGGCGCCCAGGTCGAGCGCCACCTGCACGCCCCCGGCGCAGGCGAACGACAGCACCGTCACGAACATCCCCACCGTCATCTTGCCGAGCGCGTGGACGCGCACCCCGCGCCGCTCCAGCCGCGGGTAGACCAGCCCGGCGAAGACCGGGATGAGCGCCAGCACCAGGACCGGGTCGAGCGTCGGCACCTGCGAGGAGAGCACCTGCACGCCGAAGAGCCGCCGGTCCATCCGCTCCGCCTGCAGCACCCACGACGACCCGTACTGGAAGAAGAGCGCCCAGAACACGGCGGTGGGGGCGAACACCGCCACGATCCGGAACACCGCCCGGGCGCCGTCCACCGCCTCGGCGGGGAAGCGGTCGCGCGCCGCGTCGAGCCACGGCTCGCCCGGGCGCCCGGTCCCGAGCCGCCGGATCGCGTGCGCCACCACGCGGAAGAAGCCGTGCGGGTTGGGGCCGGTGGGCGGCGCCTCCACGTAGGAGCGCCGCCCGGCCCAGAAGATGGCGAGCGCGCCCGCCATGAGCAGGCCCGGGATGGCGAACGCCACGCGCGGACCCATGCGGTCGAGCAGCACCGGGATGAGCAGGGTCGAGGCGGTCGACCCGAGGTTGATCATCCAGTAGTAGAGGTCGTAGACCTTCTTCAGCAGGTGGCGCTTCTCGTCGGTGAACTGGTCCCCGACGAAGGCCGCCGCGCAGGGCTTGATGCCGCCCGCCCCGAGCGCGATGAGCGCCATGCCGGTGTAGAGCCCCTCCCGGCTCTCGAAGGCGGCGATGACCCCGTGGCCGAGCACGTAGCCGAGCGACAGCCACAGGATGACGCGGAACCGGCCGACGAAGCGATCGGCGAGCCACGCCCCGAGGAGCGGCGTCAGGTACACGGCGAAGACGAAGAGGTGGTAGCGCGACTCCGCCTCGCCGTCGGACAGGAACAGGCGCTGCACCATGTAGATGGTGAGCACCGAGGTCATCCCGTAGTACGAGAAGCGCTCGCACCCCTCGTTCCAGGCGAGGTACTTGATCTGGCGGGGGAAGCGATCCTGCTCGGCCTTGGGCATGCGCGCCTAGGTGCCGCGGACGGCGGCGTAGGCGAGGAGCGCCCAGCCCAGGAGGAAGCACAGGCCGCCCACGGGCGTCACCGCGCCGAGCGCGCGAACGCCGGAGAGCGCCAGCGCGTAGAGGCTGCCCGAGAAGAGGAGCGTGCCGGCCACGAAGAGCCAGCCCGCGCCGCTGGTGGCCGGGCCGGGCCAGCGCTGCGCCGCCCAGGCGACCGCGACCAGCCCGAGCGCGTGGTACATCTCGTAGCGCGCCCCGGTCTCGAAGATGGCGAGCAGGTCGGGCTCGAGCCGCGCCTTGAGCGCGTGCGCCCCGAACGCGCCCGCGGCCACCGAGACCAGCGCCGAGAGCGCGCCGAGCGCCAGGAAGAGGCGGTCCATCCGGCGAGTCTAGCGCGGGAACGGCCGGGCCGTTACCGAAGCGAGCATGGACTGGACGAAGAAGCGCTGCGTGCCGTGCGAGGGGGGAGTGCCGAAGCTCGCGCGCGCCCGGGCGGAGGAGCTCCTGGCGACGCTCGACGGGTGGGATCTCCAGGGCGAGAAGCTCCACCGCCACTTCCGCTTCCGCGACTTCGCGGGCGCCATGAGGTTCGTGAACGCCCTGGCGGCGCTGGCCGAGCAGGAGGGCCACCACCCCGACTTCGCCCTCCACGACTGGAACCTGCTCGACGTGACCACCTCCACCCACGCCATCGGCGGGCTCTCCGAGAACGACTTCATCCTGGCTGGCAAGATCGACCGGCTCCCCCGCGAGGCCCCGCCCGAGGGGCGTTGAATGCGCGGCCTCCTCCGCCGTCCTTCCCAGCGAAGGAACCGAACGGAGGAAGCCATGAACCGCACCGCCCTCACCCTCGCCGCCGCCGTCGCCCTGGCCGCGGTGGCCGGCCCCGCCCGCGCCGATCACGACGACGGCTGGCG
The genomic region above belongs to Anaeromyxobacter diazotrophicus and contains:
- a CDS encoding DUF423 domain-containing protein; translation: MDRLFLALGALSALVSVAAGAFGAHALKARLEPDLLAIFETGARYEMYHALGLVAVAWAAQRWPGPATSGAGWLFVAGTLLFSGSLYALALSGVRALGAVTPVGGLCFLLGWALLAYAAVRGT
- a CDS encoding POT family MFS transporter translates to MPKAEQDRFPRQIKYLAWNEGCERFSYYGMTSVLTIYMVQRLFLSDGEAESRYHLFVFAVYLTPLLGAWLADRFVGRFRVILWLSLGYVLGHGVIAAFESREGLYTGMALIALGAGGIKPCAAAFVGDQFTDEKRHLLKKVYDLYYWMINLGSTASTLLIPVLLDRMGPRVAFAIPGLLMAGALAIFWAGRRSYVEAPPTGPNPHGFFRVVAHAIRRLGTGRPGEPWLDAARDRFPAEAVDGARAVFRIVAVFAPTAVFWALFFQYGSSWVLQAERMDRRLFGVQVLSSQVPTLDPVLVLALIPVFAGLVYPRLERRGVRVHALGKMTVGMFVTVLSFACAGGVQVALDLGAQPGIAWQVPQYVFLATGEVLVSVTALEFAYTQAPASMKSAIMSLWYVTIAAGSLLTAWVASLNRFHGAGYYFFFAALMLAAAFAFKAVARRYRPVATVVAVSPAEVP
- a CDS encoding POT family MFS transporter, which encodes MSAGPDRYPPQIKFIVGNEGCERFSFYGMRSILTVYMAQWLALPEHEAEANYHLFVMACYLTPLAGGWLADRLWGRYRVILWLSLGYVAGHATIAAFETRWGLLAGLTLIALGSGGIKPCVSAFVGDQFHPEQKKLLERVYGLFYWMVNLGSFGSTLLIPVLLASFGPRVAFAVPGLLMVAALALFVVGRRRYVQVPPTGPNPHAFTKVVASALRRRAKAPAAGSWLDAARADHPAEAVEGAQAVFRIMGVFAAVTAFWALFDQHGASWVLQARRMDLVVFGHAFQASQLAALNPLMVLLLIPLLQRVVFPLLERAGVRVTPLGKMTLGMFLTVLSFAAAALVEVALAGGARPSALWQVPQYVFLTSGEVLVSVTGLEFSYTQAPRTMKSTIMSIWMVTVALGNFLTAAVSAVNRFQGPSYFWFFTALMLAGAVGFAVVARRYRAVGVAVEPSP
- a CDS encoding 4a-hydroxytetrahydrobiopterin dehydratase, which translates into the protein MDWTKKRCVPCEGGVPKLARARAEELLATLDGWDLQGEKLHRHFRFRDFAGAMRFVNALAALAEQEGHHPDFALHDWNLLDVTTSTHAIGGLSENDFILAGKIDRLPREAPPEGR